Proteins encoded in a region of the Sphingomonas jaspsi DSM 18422 genome:
- a CDS encoding NRAMP family divalent metal transporter, with amino-acid sequence MTERKAKEKRSVFEVLGPGLVTGAADDDPSGIGTYSQVGAEFGYKLGWTMPFAYPFLAATQLICGEVGAVTGKGIAANLKDHYPRAVLQGAVLLLLVANIINLGADLGAMGAVVAMLVPGPAIAFTLAFGLLCAGLEIWISYARYAHLLKWATLSLFAYVGVLLVAKVDWPLALHDLVVPSFSFTREEAMALVAVFGTTISPYLFFWQAGQEVEEQHAHHTSPLRRLGLARSQRSLKQIRTDTLVGMAFSHGVALAIVLATAATLHQSGVTDIQSAAQAAEALRPVAGDLAFALFACGIIGTGLLAIPVLAGSAAYAVSETMGWCEGLDKKPGEAKGFYAVIMVATIGGVALNLIGIDPMKALYWTAVVNGLLAPPLMLLLMLLASNPKVMGRLTISPILKALGWASTAVMSGVALLFLLS; translated from the coding sequence ATGACCGAGCGCAAGGCGAAGGAAAAACGATCGGTCTTCGAAGTCCTCGGCCCCGGGCTGGTCACCGGCGCGGCGGACGACGACCCCAGCGGCATCGGTACCTACAGCCAGGTCGGCGCGGAGTTCGGCTACAAGCTCGGCTGGACCATGCCCTTCGCCTATCCGTTCCTGGCAGCGACGCAGCTGATCTGCGGCGAGGTGGGGGCGGTCACGGGCAAGGGCATCGCCGCCAACCTGAAAGACCATTACCCGCGCGCGGTCCTGCAGGGCGCGGTGCTGCTGCTGCTGGTCGCCAACATCATCAATCTCGGCGCCGATCTTGGCGCCATGGGGGCGGTTGTGGCAATGCTGGTGCCCGGCCCCGCGATCGCCTTCACCTTGGCGTTCGGCCTCCTTTGCGCGGGGCTGGAAATCTGGATCAGCTATGCCCGCTATGCGCACCTCCTAAAATGGGCGACGCTGTCGCTTTTCGCCTATGTCGGTGTGCTGCTGGTCGCCAAGGTCGATTGGCCGCTGGCGCTGCACGACCTCGTCGTTCCCAGCTTCTCCTTCACCCGCGAAGAGGCGATGGCGCTGGTCGCGGTGTTCGGAACGACCATCAGTCCCTATCTTTTCTTTTGGCAGGCCGGGCAAGAGGTGGAGGAACAGCACGCCCATCACACCAGCCCGCTGCGTCGCCTCGGCCTCGCCCGCTCGCAGCGCTCCTTGAAGCAGATCCGTACCGACACGCTGGTCGGCATGGCCTTTTCACACGGCGTGGCGTTGGCGATCGTGCTGGCGACGGCAGCAACGCTTCACCAGAGCGGCGTGACCGACATTCAATCGGCGGCGCAGGCAGCGGAGGCGCTGCGGCCGGTCGCGGGCGACCTCGCGTTCGCGCTGTTCGCGTGCGGCATCATCGGCACTGGCCTGCTCGCGATCCCGGTACTGGCAGGCAGCGCTGCCTATGCGGTCAGCGAAACGATGGGCTGGTGCGAGGGGCTGGACAAGAAGCCGGGGGAGGCCAAGGGTTTCTACGCCGTCATCATGGTCGCGACGATCGGCGGGGTGGCGCTAAACTTGATCGGAATCGATCCGATGAAGGCGCTCTACTGGACGGCAGTGGTCAACGGCCTGCTCGCGCCGCCGTTGATGCTGCTGCTGATGCTGCTGGCGTCGAACCCCAAGGTGATGGGCAGACTTACCATATCGCCGATTTTAAAGGCGCTCGGCTGGGCCTCGACCGCCGTCATGAGCGGGGTGGCATTGCTGTTCCTGCTGTCCTAG
- the paaZ gene encoding phenylacetic acid degradation bifunctional protein PaaZ, producing MKTQQLLNYARDQWIAGSGTLADIHSAIDGSLVTRTGSGGLDFGAMLDHARTVGGPALRKMTFHERARMLKGLGLAIMERKEELYALNPLTGATRKDGWIDIEGGAMTLLSFSSKGRRELPDAHVLLDGELEQLSKGGSFVGQHIYTPLQGAAVHINAFNFPVWGMLEKLAPTLLAGVPAIVKPATSTAYLCEAAFRVMIDTGLLPDGAVQLIVGGVGDLFDHLTGQDVVSFTGSASTAAKLRNHPTLLRESVRFVAEQDSLNASLLGPDAAPGTPEFDLFVKEVVNEMTVKAGQKCTAIRRAMAPAQHLDAVEAAIRDRLATMTVGDPREDGSRVGALVSCSQREDVRGQIKKLVAAGARVVAGEPDKDIGIEGGAFMTPTLLRADDPWGASAVHDVEAFGPVSTIMPYRDMADAIALANRGMGSLALSLFTYSADAAREFIQGAAAFHGRMLVLNRDNAKESTGHGSPLPVLVHGGPGRAGGSEEMGGIRGVKHYMQRTAIQSTPTMIAAISEQYIPGGPKCFLDAHPFRKRMSELNIGDTLKTKSRTVTIEDIEHFAHFTGDTFYAHMDEEAAKASPIFEGRVAHGYLILSFAAGLFVDPDPGPVLANTGLENLRFLTPLYPGDSMRVELTVRSKSLKSEETGVVRWAVEIFNQKDELVATYDLLTENVP from the coding sequence ATGAAGACCCAGCAGCTGTTGAACTATGCCCGCGACCAATGGATCGCCGGCAGCGGAACCCTCGCCGACATTCATAGCGCGATCGACGGATCGCTCGTCACCCGCACCGGCAGCGGCGGGCTCGATTTCGGCGCGATGCTCGACCATGCGCGGACCGTCGGCGGCCCGGCGCTGCGCAAGATGACGTTCCATGAGCGGGCGCGGATGCTGAAGGGGCTCGGCCTCGCGATCATGGAACGCAAGGAAGAGCTTTACGCGCTCAACCCGCTAACCGGTGCGACGCGCAAGGACGGCTGGATCGATATCGAGGGCGGGGCGATGACGCTGCTCAGCTTCTCGTCCAAGGGGCGTCGCGAACTGCCCGACGCGCATGTGCTGCTCGACGGCGAACTCGAACAGCTCAGCAAGGGCGGCAGCTTCGTCGGCCAGCATATCTACACGCCGCTGCAGGGCGCGGCGGTGCATATCAACGCGTTCAATTTCCCGGTTTGGGGGATGCTGGAAAAGCTGGCACCGACGCTGCTCGCGGGTGTTCCGGCGATCGTGAAGCCCGCGACCTCGACCGCTTATCTGTGCGAAGCGGCATTCCGGGTGATGATCGACACCGGGCTGCTTCCCGACGGTGCGGTGCAGTTGATCGTCGGCGGAGTCGGCGACCTGTTCGATCATCTGACCGGGCAGGATGTGGTCAGCTTCACCGGCTCCGCCTCGACCGCCGCCAAGCTGCGCAACCACCCGACCCTATTGCGCGAAAGCGTCCGCTTCGTCGCCGAACAGGACAGCCTCAACGCCTCGCTGCTCGGCCCCGACGCCGCGCCGGGCACGCCCGAATTCGACCTTTTCGTGAAAGAGGTGGTCAATGAAATGACGGTCAAGGCGGGGCAGAAGTGCACCGCCATCCGCCGCGCCATGGCGCCCGCCCAGCATCTCGACGCGGTCGAGGCGGCGATCCGCGACAGGCTCGCGACCATGACCGTTGGCGACCCGCGCGAGGACGGCAGCCGCGTCGGTGCGCTGGTGTCATGCAGTCAGCGCGAAGATGTCCGCGGCCAGATCAAGAAACTCGTCGCCGCCGGTGCGCGCGTCGTGGCTGGGGAGCCCGACAAGGACATCGGCATCGAAGGCGGGGCCTTCATGACCCCCACCCTGCTGCGCGCCGACGATCCGTGGGGCGCCAGCGCGGTCCACGACGTCGAAGCATTCGGCCCGGTCAGCACCATCATGCCCTACAGGGACATGGCCGACGCCATCGCGCTCGCCAATCGCGGCATGGGCAGCCTCGCGTTGTCGCTGTTCACCTATTCAGCGGACGCGGCACGTGAGTTCATCCAGGGCGCCGCCGCCTTCCACGGCCGCATGCTCGTTCTCAACCGCGACAACGCGAAGGAATCGACCGGCCATGGCAGCCCCCTGCCCGTCCTTGTCCACGGCGGACCCGGCCGCGCCGGCGGCAGCGAGGAAATGGGCGGCATCCGCGGGGTGAAGCATTACATGCAGCGCACCGCGATCCAGTCGACGCCGACCATGATCGCCGCGATCAGCGAGCAATATATTCCTGGCGGGCCGAAATGCTTCCTCGACGCCCACCCCTTCCGCAAGCGGATGAGCGAGCTCAACATCGGCGACACGCTCAAGACCAAGAGCCGCACCGTCACTATCGAGGACATCGAGCATTTCGCCCATTTCACCGGCGACACTTTCTACGCCCATATGGACGAGGAAGCGGCCAAGGCATCGCCGATCTTCGAAGGGCGGGTCGCGCACGGCTACCTGATTCTGAGCTTTGCCGCCGGCCTGTTCGTCGATCCCGATCCCGGCCCCGTCCTGGCCAACACCGGGCTTGAGAATCTCCGCTTCCTGACCCCACTTTATCCGGGCGACAGCATGCGGGTCGAACTCACCGTCCGTTCGAAATCGCTCAAGAGCGAGGAAACCGGCGTCGTTCGCTGGGCGGTCGAGATCTTCAACCAGAAGGACGAACTGGTCGCGACCTACGACCTCCTGACCGAGAACGTGCCCTAG
- a CDS encoding CBS domain-containing protein — protein MAQIRDLMTSNIETLGPDATAQEAATAMRRADTGSIPVVEGNRVVGLITDRDIAIRAVAEGRGPDCSIRDLMSADPVCAYESDDVESIAQRMAEAQVRRLPVVDQNEQLIGMISLGDLSREGKEQAASEALQGVSADTNALLDA, from the coding sequence ATGGCCCAGATTCGCGACTTGATGACCAGCAATATTGAAACGCTTGGCCCGGACGCCACGGCGCAGGAAGCGGCCACCGCGATGCGGCGCGCCGATACCGGCTCGATCCCGGTGGTCGAGGGAAATCGCGTGGTCGGCCTGATCACCGACCGCGATATCGCCATCAGGGCGGTTGCCGAAGGTCGCGGACCCGATTGTTCGATACGCGACCTGATGAGCGCCGACCCGGTCTGCGCCTATGAAAGCGACGACGTCGAGTCCATCGCGCAGCGGATGGCCGAAGCGCAGGTACGTCGCCTACCGGTGGTCGACCAGAATGAGCAATTGATCGGCATGATCAGCCTCGGCGACCTGAGCCGCGAAGGCAAGGAGCAGGCCGCGTCCGAAGCGCTGCAGGGCGTATCGGCCGACACCAACGCGCTGCTCGACGCCTGA
- a CDS encoding ATP synthase subunit B, with translation MAEPTTHVEVPAEGHHAEPSIAGFATAPFVVAFAMTLVIVLLIWKKVPGAIGKSLDKKIDAIREQLAEAESLRKDAEALKAEYEAKAQAAGEEAQAMLARAKTDAEAIVAKAEVDAKALVERRQAMAEAKIAAEERAAVDELRARTARAATAAAAKLIAEQSDAKSDKALVDQAIAGL, from the coding sequence ATGGCTGAGCCCACCACGCACGTCGAAGTGCCCGCTGAAGGGCATCACGCCGAACCGTCGATCGCCGGCTTTGCGACCGCGCCGTTCGTCGTCGCCTTCGCGATGACCTTGGTTATCGTTCTTCTCATCTGGAAGAAGGTGCCGGGCGCGATCGGCAAGAGCCTCGACAAGAAGATCGACGCCATTCGCGAGCAGCTGGCGGAAGCCGAATCGCTGCGCAAGGATGCCGAAGCGCTGAAGGCCGAATATGAAGCCAAGGCGCAGGCCGCCGGCGAGGAAGCGCAGGCGATGCTCGCCCGCGCCAAGACCGACGCCGAAGCCATCGTCGCCAAGGCCGAAGTCGACGCCAAGGCGCTGGTCGAACGCCGCCAGGCGATGGCGGAAGCCAAGATTGCGGCGGAAGAACGCGCCGCCGTCGACGAACTTCGCGCCCGTACCGCCCGCGCCGCGACCGCTGCCGCTGCGAAGCTCATCGCGGAGCAGTCCGACGCCAAATCGGATAAGGCTCTGGTCGACCAGGCCATCGCCGGGCTCTAA
- a CDS encoding ATPase gives MPQIAQLGEVYASQLFWLAIFFGLIFTVIGMGMLPKIQKTVDERDAKIAADLKVAESARQHADALEEDYRAAMDKARAEAAKAAADAKAEAAKATEKSVAKADKAIATKIDKATAKIAEARAAALAEIEGVAADAAQALVARVSGLNVTEAAAKAAVTKELANG, from the coding sequence ATGCCGCAGATTGCCCAACTGGGTGAAGTCTACGCATCGCAGCTATTCTGGCTGGCGATCTTCTTCGGCTTGATTTTCACCGTCATCGGGATGGGCATGCTGCCCAAGATCCAGAAGACGGTCGACGAGCGCGATGCCAAGATCGCAGCCGACCTCAAGGTCGCCGAAAGCGCCCGGCAGCATGCCGACGCGCTGGAGGAAGATTATCGCGCGGCGATGGACAAGGCGCGCGCCGAAGCGGCCAAGGCCGCTGCCGACGCCAAGGCCGAAGCCGCCAAGGCGACCGAAAAGTCGGTGGCCAAGGCCGACAAGGCGATCGCCACCAAGATCGACAAGGCGACCGCCAAGATCGCCGAAGCCCGCGCCGCCGCGCTGGCCGAAATCGAAGGCGTTGCTGCCGATGCTGCGCAGGCGCTGGTCGCCCGCGTGTCGGGCCTCAACGTCACCGAAGCGGCGGCCAAGGCTGCCGTGACCAAGGAACTGGCCAATGGCTGA
- a CDS encoding F0F1 ATP synthase subunit C — protein sequence MDATAAKLLGAGLAAIGVGMAAIGVGNVFGSFLESALRNPAAADGQQGRLFIGFAAAELLGLLAFVVAMILLFVA from the coding sequence ATGGACGCAACTGCTGCGAAGCTTCTCGGTGCCGGTCTGGCTGCCATCGGTGTCGGCATGGCCGCCATCGGCGTCGGCAACGTTTTCGGCTCGTTCCTCGAAAGCGCGCTGCGCAACCCGGCGGCCGCTGACGGCCAGCAGGGCCGCCTCTTCATCGGCTTCGCCGCCGCCGAACTTCTCGGCCTGCTGGCGTTCGTCGTTGCCATGATCCTGCTGTTCGTCGCCTAA
- a CDS encoding F0F1 ATP synthase subunit A: MAAESGKIDPMHQFKIEPLFGQDWTVAGHNIAFTNSALWMALTFLAIWLFMLGGMKRDLVPGRWQMAVEGFTGFITNLMDTNIGPAGRKFTPWVFSLFMFILFANLLGMLPVALVGAHPFAVTSHLTITGVLALATFAIVLIVGFAKHGFHFFSLFVPHGVKGPMAAAIAPIELISFLMRPFSLGLRLFVAITAGHILMEVLAGFVINGANSASVLGPVVSFLSFALMIGITLLEILVSAIQAYVFALLTSLYLNDAINLH; encoded by the coding sequence GTGGCCGCAGAATCGGGCAAAATCGATCCGATGCACCAGTTCAAGATCGAACCGCTGTTCGGTCAGGACTGGACCGTTGCCGGTCACAATATCGCCTTCACCAACTCGGCGCTGTGGATGGCGCTGACCTTCCTTGCCATCTGGCTGTTCATGCTCGGCGGCATGAAGCGCGACCTGGTTCCGGGCCGCTGGCAGATGGCCGTCGAAGGCTTCACCGGCTTCATCACCAATTTGATGGACACCAACATCGGCCCGGCCGGACGCAAGTTCACGCCGTGGGTCTTCTCGCTGTTCATGTTCATCCTGTTCGCCAACCTGCTCGGCATGCTGCCGGTGGCGCTGGTCGGGGCGCACCCGTTTGCGGTCACCAGCCACCTCACCATCACCGGCGTCCTTGCGCTCGCGACCTTCGCGATCGTGCTGATCGTCGGCTTCGCCAAGCATGGCTTCCACTTCTTCAGCCTGTTCGTGCCGCACGGCGTGAAAGGCCCGATGGCCGCCGCGATCGCGCCGATCGAGCTCATCAGTTTCCTGATGCGCCCGTTCAGCCTCGGCCTGCGACTGTTCGTCGCCATCACCGCCGGTCACATCCTGATGGAAGTGCTTGCCGGTTTCGTCATCAACGGCGCCAATTCGGCGTCGGTGCTGGGTCCGGTCGTGTCGTTCCTCAGCTTCGCGCTGATGATCGGCATCACCCTGCTCGAAATCCTGGTGAGTGCCATCCAGGCCTATGTTTTCGCCTTGCTCACGTCGCTGTACCTCAACGACGCGATCAACCTTCACTAA
- a CDS encoding AtpZ/AtpI family protein, whose amino-acid sequence MAEDETGQVPQSPQDARLDSLEERLARVQAKEAERKGEAPKADASEQLGNRVLSTLLGGLLGGALFGWLFDRWLGTGHVLLVVMMVLGVVGAFWSIFKLVNRRP is encoded by the coding sequence ATGGCTGAAGACGAGACCGGGCAGGTTCCGCAGTCTCCGCAGGATGCACGGCTCGATTCGCTCGAAGAGCGGCTCGCGAGAGTGCAGGCGAAGGAAGCGGAACGAAAGGGCGAAGCACCAAAGGCGGATGCGAGCGAACAGCTCGGCAACCGCGTGCTTTCGACCTTGCTCGGCGGCCTTCTGGGCGGTGCTTTGTTCGGCTGGCTGTTCGACCGCTGGCTGGGAACGGGGCATGTGCTTCTGGTGGTGATGATGGTCCTTGGGGTCGTCGGCGCCTTCTGGAGCATCTTCAAGCTGGTGAACCGGCGGCCCTGA
- a CDS encoding YdbL family protein encodes MTRIIWVALAATAAATAVSGHAQDPVAAARSGGTVGERFDGYLGIVGDPGDSVRRQVAAINIKRRSLYSSLAARKGVSPQEVGLTAACTTLSRVAIGELYFTQSGGWRRRDAGQAAPVPAYCTQ; translated from the coding sequence GTGACGCGAATCATCTGGGTGGCGTTGGCCGCGACGGCGGCAGCGACCGCGGTATCGGGCCATGCGCAGGACCCGGTGGCGGCGGCGCGCAGCGGTGGCACGGTCGGCGAGCGGTTCGACGGCTATCTGGGGATCGTCGGCGACCCCGGCGATAGCGTCCGTCGGCAAGTCGCGGCCATCAACATCAAGCGTCGTTCGCTCTATTCGTCGCTCGCAGCACGCAAGGGCGTGTCGCCACAGGAAGTGGGACTTACGGCCGCTTGCACGACGCTCTCGCGTGTTGCGATTGGCGAGCTTTATTTCACCCAGTCGGGCGGCTGGCGCCGCCGCGACGCAGGGCAGGCGGCACCGGTCCCGGCCTATTGCACCCAATAA
- a CDS encoding YnbE family lipoprotein has translation MTRQRLIAFAGAASLAVPLAGCISVDTPDKPIEINLNVTIRQEVVVRLQKDVEDLINQNPDAFPQQAPKQ, from the coding sequence ATGACCCGCCAACGATTGATCGCCTTCGCCGGCGCCGCGAGCCTTGCCGTGCCGCTGGCCGGCTGCATCAGCGTCGACACGCCGGACAAGCCGATCGAAATCAACCTCAACGTCACCATCCGCCAGGAAGTGGTCGTCCGACTGCAGAAGGACGTCGAGGACCTGATCAACCAGAATCCCGACGCATTCCCGCAACAGGCGCCCAAACAGTGA
- a CDS encoding intermembrane phospholipid transport protein YdbH family protein, protein MQRLFMSLVERLSTRRVNQPMVAWRNEDGGRLSASPPEAARTRASRTARVVGWVFVALLAVILAAATVAWLSRKPIANRILADEMAKRGVRATYTLDRVGLRTQEISNLVIGDPAHPDLTVRKAVVQIRIKVDGSVQVYRVAARGVRLNAAVVGRKVTFGDIDKLLPPPSGKPFTLPNLSVDLKDSTIALRSPYGPVGFALEGRGNLSGGFKGRLAASAPALRMGACSIDVVRAYVAIGVTARRPDVKGPVAAQRFACPSSRLAFVQPRVELDANFAEAFDQVKGKARMSLAAATAGDNGLSGVISNLTFAGRPPDLAGGVDLAAQQARLGDVLSQRTRLDGRYRLDATKGRLALVSDYRVERVAIRSGLVATITDPLRSIGGTPLTPILRAIAVGVDRAARSVDASGSLRLVNGRGGGGVRIERADATTTSGASIRVSGGDGITYYWPDSRLRIDGMVETRGGGLPTAGVRLSQSRSGAPLNGTADIAPYSAGSARLALAPVRFAGRRDGWTDVSTVAVVDGPFDGGRITGLRLPIQGRFGRGGALRFGEGCIDARFTSLQAGSLRLGPSRVPLCATDGAIVRKGAGGQLAVSLASRGPVALRGRLGNSPFALDATRARFAIGSGFLIDRAKVRMGKPDAPVLINAASVSGRFAGSGTNGRFSGADALIGKVPLKVSDASGNWRVHNGDLDIDGGLTLSDAADPPKFYPLRSDNVRFSLANSKIHATGGLKHPYSGALVSNVVIDHNLRSGDGSARLDVPGINFGKGLQPEELTRLTEGVVALVVGTVSGQGHIAWNGDGKVVSTGDFTTGNLNFAAPFGPVTGMKGTIHFSDLLGLTTDPGQTLTLESVNPGILVEDGVVRYQLLPENLVKIERGEWPFMGGRLILQETILNFGRDAPKRLTFEVVGLDAKQFVDSMGFKEIQATGIFDGVLPMIFDDEGGRIVGGRLDSREDGGTLSYNGVVNRANLGMFGGLAFDALRDLRFKSMIIRLDGYLDGEFATRLTIDQVGLGNTSTQRFLKSVNKIPFKFNVSIKGPFRALIATAKSFNDATDVISPALPRPLDEVPGIVVETRRREESQQQTQTPVDQKVDVSTKPKPNP, encoded by the coding sequence ATGCAACGGCTGTTCATGTCGTTGGTGGAACGGCTTTCAACGCGACGGGTTAATCAGCCGATGGTGGCGTGGCGCAACGAGGATGGCGGACGATTATCGGCATCTCCGCCGGAAGCCGCGCGGACGCGCGCGTCGCGCACCGCCCGCGTCGTCGGCTGGGTCTTCGTCGCTTTGCTCGCCGTCATCCTTGCGGCTGCCACCGTGGCCTGGCTGTCGCGCAAGCCCATCGCCAATCGCATTCTGGCTGACGAAATGGCCAAGCGGGGCGTTCGCGCCACCTACACGCTCGACCGGGTCGGCCTCAGGACGCAGGAAATCAGCAACCTCGTCATCGGCGATCCGGCCCATCCCGACCTTACCGTCCGCAAAGCGGTGGTGCAGATCCGGATCAAGGTCGACGGCAGCGTGCAGGTCTATCGGGTCGCGGCGCGCGGTGTGCGCCTGAATGCTGCGGTGGTCGGGCGCAAGGTCACGTTCGGCGACATCGACAAGCTGCTCCCGCCGCCCAGCGGCAAGCCGTTCACGCTGCCCAACCTGTCGGTCGATCTCAAGGACTCGACCATCGCACTGCGCAGCCCCTACGGCCCCGTCGGCTTCGCGCTGGAAGGGCGGGGAAATCTTTCAGGCGGGTTCAAGGGACGGCTGGCCGCGTCGGCGCCCGCTCTGCGAATGGGCGCATGTTCGATCGACGTCGTGCGTGCCTATGTCGCGATCGGCGTTACGGCCCGGCGGCCCGACGTTAAAGGGCCTGTCGCCGCACAGCGCTTCGCTTGCCCGTCCAGCCGCCTTGCGTTCGTCCAGCCGCGGGTCGAACTCGATGCCAACTTCGCCGAGGCGTTCGACCAGGTGAAGGGCAAGGCCCGCATGTCGCTGGCCGCGGCGACTGCCGGCGACAATGGTCTGTCCGGCGTCATCTCCAACCTGACCTTTGCCGGCCGGCCGCCCGATCTAGCAGGTGGTGTCGACTTGGCAGCGCAGCAGGCGCGACTGGGCGACGTCCTGTCCCAGCGTACCCGGCTCGACGGCCGCTACCGCCTCGATGCGACAAAGGGCAGGCTGGCACTGGTCAGCGATTATCGCGTCGAGCGCGTCGCGATCCGCTCGGGCCTGGTCGCGACGATTACCGACCCGCTCCGTTCGATCGGCGGGACGCCGTTGACGCCGATCTTGCGCGCCATAGCCGTCGGCGTCGATCGCGCCGCACGCAGCGTCGATGCCAGCGGCAGCCTGCGCCTCGTCAACGGGCGCGGCGGCGGCGGTGTCCGCATCGAGCGTGCCGACGCCACGACCACGAGCGGCGCGTCCATCCGCGTCAGTGGCGGCGACGGAATCACCTATTATTGGCCCGACAGTCGCTTGCGCATTGACGGCATGGTCGAAACGCGGGGCGGCGGTCTTCCGACCGCCGGTGTGCGCCTGTCCCAATCGCGTAGCGGCGCGCCGTTGAATGGTACCGCCGACATCGCGCCCTATTCGGCCGGCAGCGCACGTCTGGCCTTGGCTCCCGTGCGCTTCGCGGGTCGCCGCGACGGCTGGACCGACGTCAGCACCGTTGCGGTCGTGGACGGGCCGTTTGACGGTGGGCGGATCACCGGGCTGCGGCTACCGATTCAGGGGCGTTTCGGGCGGGGCGGTGCGCTGCGCTTCGGTGAAGGCTGCATCGACGCGCGCTTCACAAGTTTGCAGGCCGGATCGCTGCGTCTTGGGCCCAGCCGGGTGCCGCTTTGCGCGACCGACGGAGCGATCGTCCGCAAGGGCGCAGGCGGCCAGTTGGCAGTCTCGCTCGCCTCCCGCGGGCCGGTGGCCTTGCGCGGTCGCCTCGGCAATTCGCCGTTCGCACTTGATGCGACCAGGGCGCGCTTCGCGATCGGCAGCGGCTTCCTGATCGATCGGGCCAAGGTGCGGATGGGCAAGCCCGACGCGCCCGTGCTGATCAACGCGGCCAGCGTCAGCGGCCGCTTCGCCGGGTCCGGCACCAACGGCCGGTTCAGCGGCGCCGACGCGCTGATCGGCAAGGTACCGTTGAAGGTCAGCGACGCGTCCGGGAACTGGCGGGTGCACAATGGCGACCTCGACATCGACGGCGGGCTCACCCTGTCGGACGCTGCGGATCCGCCAAAATTCTATCCGCTGCGTAGCGACAATGTCCGCTTCTCGCTGGCAAATTCCAAGATTCACGCTACCGGCGGCCTTAAGCATCCGTACAGCGGTGCATTGGTCAGCAACGTGGTAATCGACCACAATCTGCGCAGCGGCGACGGCAGCGCCCGCCTCGACGTGCCCGGCATCAATTTCGGAAAGGGCCTGCAGCCGGAAGAATTGACCCGCCTGACCGAAGGTGTGGTCGCGCTGGTCGTGGGCACTGTCAGCGGACAGGGACACATTGCGTGGAACGGAGACGGAAAGGTCGTGTCGACCGGCGACTTCACGACCGGCAACCTCAATTTCGCGGCGCCATTCGGTCCGGTGACCGGGATGAAGGGCACCATCCATTTCAGCGACCTGCTCGGTCTAACCACCGATCCGGGCCAGACGCTGACACTGGAATCGGTCAACCCGGGTATCCTCGTCGAAGACGGCGTCGTGCGTTACCAGCTGCTGCCGGAGAACCTCGTCAAGATCGAACGCGGCGAATGGCCGTTCATGGGCGGGCGCCTGATTTTGCAGGAAACCATCCTCAACTTCGGCCGCGACGCGCCCAAGCGACTGACCTTCGAAGTGGTCGGGCTCGACGCCAAGCAGTTCGTCGATTCGATGGGCTTCAAGGAAATCCAGGCGACCGGCATCTTCGACGGCGTGCTGCCGATGATCTTCGATGACGAAGGCGGTCGGATCGTCGGCGGGCGCCTCGACAGCCGCGAGGACGGGGGCACGCTGTCTTACAACGGCGTCGTCAATCGCGCGAACCTGGGCATGTTCGGAGGGCTGGCGTTCGACGCATTGCGCGACCTTCGCTTCAAGTCGATGATCATCCGCCTCGACGGCTATCTCGACGGCGAGTTCGCGACGCGGCTGACAATTGACCAGGTCGGGCTGGGCAACACCAGCACGCAGCGCTTCCTGAAGTCGGTCAACAAGATCCCGTTCAAGTTCAACGTCAGCATCAAGGGGCCCTTCCGTGCCCTGATCGCGACCGCCAAGAGCTTCAACGACGCGACCGACGTCATCAGCCCGGCGCTGCCGCGCCCGCTCGACGAGGTGCCCGGCATCGTCGTCGAAACCCGCCGCCGCGAAGAAAGCCAGCAGCAGACCCAGACCCCGGTCGACCAGAAGGTCGATGTATCCACCAAGCCGAAACCCAACCCATGA
- the radC gene encoding RadC family protein — MADQSTGASGHRARLRQRLFDGGGTALLDHELVEYLLALAIPRRDTKEQARQLIARFGGIGPLLGADAEVLRREGLTDGVIGALKIAEATALRLLETRVEGRPILSSWDALGDYLQAAMGHSAVEEVRILFLNARNMLIANEAMWRGSVDEASVHVREVIARAIALGATAIIIVHNHPSGDPSPSQQDIRLTRDLIDAGRHMKIMVHDHVIVGSQGRSSMKAMGLI, encoded by the coding sequence TTGGCCGACCAATCGACCGGCGCATCCGGTCACCGCGCGCGTTTGCGCCAGCGCCTGTTCGACGGCGGCGGAACGGCGCTGCTCGATCACGAACTGGTCGAATATCTGCTGGCGCTGGCCATCCCGCGGCGCGACACCAAGGAACAGGCAAGGCAGCTAATCGCCCGGTTCGGCGGCATCGGCCCGCTTCTGGGCGCGGACGCGGAGGTCCTCAGGCGCGAAGGCCTGACCGACGGCGTGATCGGCGCCTTGAAGATCGCCGAAGCGACCGCGCTGCGCCTGCTGGAGACCCGCGTCGAAGGGCGCCCGATACTGTCCAGCTGGGATGCGCTGGGCGACTATCTGCAGGCGGCGATGGGTCATTCGGCGGTCGAGGAAGTGCGCATCCTGTTCCTCAATGCCCGCAACATGCTCATCGCCAACGAGGCAATGTGGCGGGGCAGCGTCGACGAGGCTTCGGTCCATGTCCGCGAAGTCATCGCCCGCGCGATCGCCCTTGGCGCGACCGCGATCATCATCGTCCACAATCACCCCAGCGGCGACCCGTCACCGAGCCAACAGGACATCCGCCTGACCCGCGACCTGATTGACGCGGGCCGCCATATGAAGATCATGGTCCACGACCATGTCATCGTCGGCAGCCAGGGCCGGTCGAGCATGAAGGCGATGGGACTGATCTAA